A window of Heteronotia binoei isolate CCM8104 ecotype False Entrance Well chromosome 17, APGP_CSIRO_Hbin_v1, whole genome shotgun sequence genomic DNA:
GAGAGCTCTGCCCCTCCTTCCCCTCAGGGCCTGCGTCCCCATCTTGCTCTGCCCCACCACTTGTCATTCACTCAAATGTCCCACACACGCCCTCCCTGGAACTCCGGGCTGAATTCTGCGAATGGTGGCACTGCCACACCCACCAGCTTCTGCCTCCATCCGCGGAGGTGGGAGAGAAGCGCTGCCTCTTGTCTCTGCTAAAACCCCTTGGAGTGCAAAAGGCCCGAGGGGCGCAGAGGAGGAAGCGTTCAAAGTGACGCCACACAGGACACACACCTTAAAATCACTGCATCATTTAATGTCAGCAGTACAATGATAGGAGTCTCACATCTCTGGGTGACATTGCTGGAAGACAAAATGTGTGATACAAAAGAAAGTCAACAGAGCCATGCAACAAAAAAAGGTCACTGTAAAAATACCAGTACAATATATACAAACCCCATTTCAAATAATATTTACATTTTACAGCATTTTTATAAAGCTCCACCAGATGGCCAATTCTGTCAATTAGAGAAAGCTTTACTTCAGCGTAGACCTCTGCCATTTCGCTGTATACTGAAGGGCCTTTGCTGGCTGCTTGTACAAAAGGTCAGTCTGCTGATGAAAGTGCACTtgacgcccccccctccccgaatcTCACAGGGCAAACTCCTCCTCTCCAGCTCTGCTCTCACCCTCCCACCTCCTCCCAGACCCACAGAACTGCCAGAGCCTTCCTGAGTGGCCAGCCCGCTTCAGGGGCCCtcctgctctcccctgcccaaaGATGGCCTCTGCACGACACTGGCTCCAAAGAGGCGACAGGGAAAGACAGAGGAAGgagccacctctccctcctctgctgGGCAACAATGCGAGGAGGCTCACCTTGCCCCCACCTCAAGCACTCCTTTGCCGAGGAGCTGAGCTGGAGGATTCATTCCCTCAGGAGCCACCTGGGCCCGTgcagtccctccctccctcctccgaaACACAGGTCTTTCCAACCAGCATCGCCCGGGATGCCAAAACCCAGCGCAGTGCAGGGAAGGTGCTTTCTTCAGCTGCCCCTACCTGGGAGCAAGAAGCAGAGGGCGacatgcagcccccccccccccccccggaggcaaAACGGAAGCAAGGAGCCTCAGACCTGCCTAGAGGACACAGCTtatgctttggggaagaaacaCTTTTCAAACAACTAACACCTTTTGTGTGAAACACTTTGTCAGATTACCCTCCTCCTGCCCCCCTAGTGGCACGCCTCCTCCCTCCGCctgcctggagagccaggaggaagaGTGGCAGCAGTGGCCAGCTGGCCGAAGGACAAGGAAAAGGGGCTGggaagaagcggggggggggggggagaagcctgctTTCATCGCCAAGCTAAGGAGATGCTGCTCTTTGCCAAAGAAGCCCTTTGGAGAGGAGCCCAGGAGAGCGGCAGCCGAGGCCAGAAGGGCGCAGGACTGGCCGGGGAGCCCTGGGCTGGGAAGGGTTGCAGGCTTTCCAAGCCTCTGGAAGGCAGATGCTGCAAGTggccagggggtggggtggggtgggggacacagTCCCAGAGGAGCTCCCAagagctcctctcctctcctctcacaCCCACCTCTGGGCTTCCCTGTCACCCCCTCTAGCAAGACTTGCACCCGGCAGAACTGCCAGTCCTGAGATGGGCTCAGtgtcatgcctgcaccagacccagcccttgcccTGTGGCTGTGCCCTCCCCCCAGGACCACTCCTCagcaggctcctccccccttgaCTGCGATGCCACCTGCCCCAAAGGCCGTCACGCACAGCCCAGGagaccccaaatgccatcaggaagCACCGAGAACATGGACAAATAAAACCAGAGGGGCAGGAATAATTTAATTTCAATACTACACATTCGTTTTTTGGTAGAATGCTTCGCTTTTGCAAAGGGGCTGTTCCTCCAGACCCAGCCCCCGGCCCACCAGACCCCCTGGAAATGGCAGGAAAACAAGATCCAACACAATTACAAAAATAATCCCACATGGTTACTTCTCCATGGTAATCTGCACTGCActagatttctttttttaaaagctatgatACATGTATTTTGTTACAACTGAGAAATGAACATAGATCTTTTCTGCTGACCAGCACAGCTGTCTCCTTCCACCCCCCGAGCAAGAAGCAGGGATCGGGTCTCTTTCTTCGGTCTCCTCTCCATCCCACAGACAATAtatgaagaggggaggggggagggtactGGGGGGATCTCCCCACTGTGCAAAAAGGGGTGGCCCAATTTCCCAGAAGAGATTTGAAGACCTGGATGAGGAAGGGGCTCTCGGGGGGGCATCAGACAATACTGCCCGGTACTACGCTCAAGGGAGGGGATGGCCCTTTGGAAACTGCAGTCGACAGTAATAGGCAAACCCCAAAGGAAGGACTTCTGTACAATGGGAGGCGGGGAAAGGGGAGCATGAATGGAATAGAAAAAGGTCGTGAACACTGCCGAGGGCTCCCCTTGGGCTTGGAATACTACTGGCAGAAGGGGGAAGCCGTGGGGTCAAAGCCCTTGAAGACGTCCTTGAGCGAGCCGGCGTCCTGCGGCTCCCCCTCCTGGGCAGGGCTGTTCCCGGCAAACGGACTGCCTGCGCCAGACTTGGCGGCCTGCTTCACCATGCCATAGACGGGGGGCACGGGGAGGTTGTGGACGCCAGGTTGCGTGGCAGTCTCTGTGGCAGGGGTGGTGGCCACGGTGGTGGCTGTCTTGGGCCGTGGCCGATTGTAGCTGTTGTACCTGTCGGAGGCGGGGTCAGTGCTGGGCTTTTCCGGTTCAGGCTGATCCAGGGCCGATCGACGCACAAACAAGGGCTCCTTGcctctgctgcttttgctgccctCCGGGCCCCTGGTGGCAGGGCTTCCCTCGCCAGCCAGCTCCGTGGCCTTGCCAGCGCTGGAAGAGGAGCCCGGAGGAGCCCGGGGGTCATAGAGGCTGATCCCGCTCAGGACGCTGCTCTGGCTGCCGCCTCCCCCTCTGTTTAAGCCTCCTGCCGTCAGCAGCCGGGGGTCATACGGGGCTATTCCAGGGGCCGCCTCAGAGCCGGCCAGGGGGCCGGCTGCTGGGGCACTGGCATCAGCCGGCTTGGCAGGCGTCGGGGTCACGGACTCAGCAGCTTTTTGCAGCCGGGGGTCTGCAGGGGCCTTCCGCATCCGGGGGTCACTTGGCTTGTCGCTCTGGCCGGGGCTCCCGGCCGCATTGACCGTCTTCAGTATCCTGGAGAGCAGCTCAAAATCCGGGAGGCTGGAGCTGGAATTGGCCGAGGCTTCAGCGGGGGCTGCGGCCCGTTGCCGGGGGTCCGAAAGGCTGCTGTTCTGTGGCCGGTTAAGGCGTGGATCGAGggcaggcagggcctggagggCAGCTGGGACAGGAACAAACTCCTGCTTAGGGACAGGCAAAGGGATCAGATCCTCTGGACTCCAAAGGACCATGCGGGCAAAGCTGGGCTTGAGCAGGACGACGTCTTTCTTGATGTGGCTGAACTGCTGCAGCTGACAGCGGGGGTCCCGCTGGGGGTGATTCGGCAGGGCTTCCAGCGGGATGGGGATGGGCTTATCTCggatctccctctccccttcctcctcctcagcaATCGTGACCGCCTTCGGGCCGGCAGTGGGGCTGGCGTGCAAAGGTTCTGCTTTCGGGGCAGAGGGAGCTATGTGCCGGGCCAGTCTCGGGTCACTGGGCCCCGTGTCTCCAGCCCCGGAGGACCCAGTCGTTTCCACGCCCCGAGAGAGCCTGGGGTCCCGCAGGAGACGAGGGTCTGCGGGTCGAGCGCCCCCCAGCGCCTGGCTCTTCTGGAGGCGAGGGTCGCTCCTGGCTGGGGCAGGGCTCGTGCTGCCGCCTGGCGTCTCGTCATGGGGCCTGCTGGAACTCTGTTGCCGCAGCGTCTTCAGAATGGAACTCACGCTGCTGCTGCCATCGTCCTCATCGCTGGAGTACCAGTTCCCAGGATCACCTGCATGGAAGGGGAGAGCAACGACCATAAAGACCCCGGCCAGGCTGCCTGCCACAAACAGAGCAAGAATCCTGTAAGAGGGCACAGTCTAGTCTGCCTTTTCTAGGACCTTCAGGCAAATAACAGCATTCTGAGAAATGACTAAGCCCCTAAGCCTGTGTGGGGAAGTTTTCATTAGAAAACGGCAGGTTCTAAGCACATGCACATGTTGCAGAATGGGGGAAAGGGCAACCTTTTACAGATGTGCAGGATCCAAGCTGCCTGCCCCAAAGGCCGTCAGCAGCTGGTTcagactagagatgtaaaatttcaggAAATATTGAAGCTCGGAAAAaaatccaggtttttttttccaatttttttttcggggaaaaaaacagaaattttctgaaaaattggggaaaaaaatgctacattagcccttcttttttcttttccagattgaaagtcaatctgctactttaggaacataaaatatgactttggacaattttacttggcatgaaattatcacaactagcatattaaaaatctAGTGtagccaaacaattattacaaagcgaatttacttttaaaataatatttatttgtaattgtaacaaatggagcaacaatctcctgaactgtttactagtttatgtggaacagacaaaaaacctccacaaaacaatttttaaaaatccagaagtaaccacTATTCATATTTCTTCTTCACAGtattgaataaaaataaaaaacctcattctcataaaaaggagggaagaggagggaagggTCTAGAAGGGAGCGCAGGACTAAGTTTCAAGGAATGGGCCTgactaggacttgcttgtccacAGTGCACAGAAATCAGAACAATCTGATACcagacatattttttagaaatgatttggaaaatatttgaacacctggtcttaaaatattttattcatcaagctaaaataaaacatttcataatttcttttctttttttcaattttttggaAATAACCAAaaggcttcagggaaaaaaaggaaaaaacctgccccccccccaatttttcctgttttttgtctgggccttcacatctctagttcAGACTGCCAGCAACAGTCTGTGTGACTCCAGAGCTGCCTTCTCCCAACAGCCCAGCTTCCAGCAGGCAGAACtctgacacggggggggggggggggggggggcgctccctCCTGCCCAGGGCCCTGGCAcagactcccccccaccctcagtgAGAAGAACCAGGCCTTGGGCCACAGGAAGGCAGGTGAGAGAGTCACCGCTCAGATGAAGGGTGGCTGGAGGTCAAGAACAGCACCGGTTGCCACCACCACAAAAACTACAGGCGCAGAGCTCAGGAAGGCAGCCAAACTGGGAACAGAAAATCCACAGCCAAAACCTGCTCAGTCAGGAGAAAAGCGGTGCTTGTGTCCAGCATCTGGACGCCTCCAGGAGGCCTGCAAAGCAAATGtacatttgctaataagacatgcgCACTATGATTGTATCCGGCTCACTTAAAATCCTTTTATGTttaatgagaagcttgttttatttccAATAGCCTTGAGATCCCTTAGAGTGCGATCCAGGGGGGGGCGGgaagtcttttggaagcagacgagctgctacgtgggcgcaggaagggtttgcgtcGACGTATGACCAGCGCTGCCAGAGCGGAGGGGAGGTACGTGGGTGGGGGGCTGCCCGAGCGCAggcagaagtgaggcggagcgtggtgttcagggggaggagggggtggagttgggggcgcagccaggcttaggcagttTCCTGAGCactttggcccatgacacgccccccccccccgagaggtgcaACTTTACGCCCGCAAAAACGGCagcgtgccccataggcactcgttgaaaccaaaaacaaaggttgcctccgccgCTGCGGAACCTtggaaaccccttagggagcggcgtggttgcctcgccaatcccctcgtgcctcgggctgacgagccccctccccagcacccaatcgcggtctcccccctcctagaaatacttccactctggcctcacacaactcagttgttagggagaggagcctGTGGAGCGAAGCTCTGCCGGTGAGCTCCCGACCATagagacttagagtgagggacatgaaggcacgttggtgacaggttttgcacctTGCGGTTGcattgacagtatctttgacatgcaagggggagagagaggtctctcccctggggccaactgctcgtttccaggtctccacaggttccgggctctgggaggcagcagggcaacaccgggggggggggcctccgggtggtgggggtggtgtcTTTCAGACTTGGTCTGGCTGCTCCCAGAcccacattccagccgctgtctaggtcagggaactcctgcacttggcacttcctgcttctccacGCATGCCCCTGGctgccagcctgccattggcagagtctctgacagtgggagggagtggggggattgacggcctctcaggcaCGGGCTTTTCGCTCCCTCGTCCAGTCATGTacaacgggctggccaatcccgtggtcccgcgcgagcctgcgcctcccccacccccgcctcagcagtgggccaatggcgtgcgcctgggcggaatcaccatggcaacGGGTTCTCTCTCGCTCGTGGTGCCCCTCTCCCAGCGTGGCGTACCGACTCCCCTTTGGAAGACGAGCAGCGCCATAGATCCGCCCTCACCCGAGTGCCCGCctgccacgtatgtctggattgggctgcccataacTTAAGATACAGAAACACAGCTTCTGTGTTTGTCAATAAGTTTGTATTGAAGACCAGAACCTgaacttcccccccttccttttttctctttgGTTGTTctatgtagattaaagatacacagatttggttttgtatgattACAGacatgatagataagaatctggaattTGCCATTAAATAGTTTGTAAAATAGTAGGATTTTATAATAATATTAAAAAGGTCATAAAAGACTTGTAGAatttaaaggtaatatctatgtacTAATTTTGAATACTTGCAGGCATAATGAATTATacttttttctttgtctttttaaatgtaGCAGTAACTGTAATCTGCTCTTTTATTTTCTGTGCCCTATCCCTGATCCTTTTCCCAATTCTCCAGTTTTCCCtgtaaaacttaataaaacttgttaaaaCAGAAGGCCTGCAAAGCAGGGCCTGGAGGCCAACGCTTCTCCCTGCTGCCACCCagcaactggcattcagaggCGCCCAGTCCCTGAGCAGGCAGGCTCCATCCAGATGTTAAGGCAACCGATGGGAAATGTGCCTTTTAACCCAGCGGCCACTGCTAcatcttgcagcagtgaattctggGGCTAGTTAACTATGTCTTATGTGTCCTCAGGAGTCCTTTCGGAAGTTGCAAGCCATCAATTCCACTGGGTTCCCTGAAGCACTACTGGGATGGGGAAGGAGAAAAGTTCCcctatccactttctccacccccTTAGTTCTCTTTCCCCCTAAATTTAAAAGCCCCAACTCTTCAACTTTCCTCGCAGAGATGATTCAGCGCTTCGCTTCCTTCAGCATTCTGATGCTGTTTTTAAGACCGCAGCGGCAAACCTCTGGACCACACTGCAGATCCCTGCAAGGGCATGAGGACACTGGCTCTTTTATCCTCAACCCCTTCCTCACGATCCCAAGCATGCCCCTTGTGCTGCCCTCcctgtccccctcccctctccatgtCTTTCCTAGCTGGCTGTGCCCAGCAAGACCGCTCCCCCCCTCAGCGTAGTTGTGACATTAGGGAGTTCCACCTTCATGCCACAGATAAGAAGCCAAGAGAGACTGAACCTTccagccctggggggggggggtggtggtggtctggAGAGAAGGGCTGCTGTGGCCCCCTACCTTCCTCCGGCTCCcgctcctgcttgcagccctccgcCTGACGGCgagccctctcctcctcctcctcttgctgcttgTGCTGGATCCGCATGTAAAGGGCCCTCTGCGTGGAGGGCAGGAAGTCGGGGATGCTGGCGGGGGGCTTTGCTAGTCGAGGAGCTATGCCCTCCCCTGCGGCGTCAGGCTCCAAGGAGGGGTCTGGGAAGATGTTCTCTCCGGGCAGCTCCTCCATCTCCTCATAGTTCCCGTAGCCCTCTGCCGCGGAGGAAGCCAGCAAAGAGCCAGTGAGCGCAGCGCCAAGCCCAGTCGGCCCAGGTCCCTgcctgagaggcgctgcctgccCACGCCCCCCACCGCCCCCCACAGCTCACCTGGGCCACCCATCAtgccaggctccatctccatGCCTTCAGGGGGGGGGTAGAAGCCGTCATAGAAGTCCTGTGGGGGCGGGCCAGGGGGCAGGTCATCCGGGCCGAAGGGCATCATGGGCAGCCCAGGGCCCATCGGAGGGCCGGGGTTCATCCCAGGGCCCATCGGCATGTCTGGGCACATGTCTGGGCACATGTCGGGAGGCATGTCGGGGCACATGTCAGGATGCACAGGCCCCGGGAAGCGTGGTGGGGATGGGCCCGGGTGCCTAGAAgacaggaggcaggcaggcagggtcaAGAGCAGCAGAGCTTCAGTGGAGCTTCCCTCGGCCTCCCCCCTGCTGCTGAAATCTCCCCAGccccgggagggagggaaggaaggaggcgcttacctgacccccagcttctccgccagctggccggtgggccTCACCACGATCTCAAAGAGGGAGGGGATCTTCTTGTACATGtcctgctgcagctgctgagggGAGAGGGGCTCATGGGGCGGAGGGGGCATCGGCAGGGCtccggggggcgggagggggggaggagcaggcGGGCCTCCGGGCATCGGCCGGCCGTTGGGAGAGGCCGGTGCCGGGGGCCCCGGAGGGCGAGGTGGGGTTGGCAGCAGGCCCACCCCGGGAGGCGGCTTGGGCAAGGGGTTGATGCCCTGCTTCTtgagctcctccacctccttctcgTCTTCTGCTCCGGCTTCAGCATCATCAGCCAGCATCTACGGAGcaagcagaaggaagaaagaaagccctgtgcaGTCTCTGGACGCTgaccaggcctcaaattcagcgggagctcacaggagtgcagctcctgaacctttctgagagttccaccccctccttcccaccttgtccgctgaataacaatccctggaggagctccaccacctgtttttctacaaaacgacccccccccccaatctgctgCCATGGTGGCATGGATCCTCCTGGGCCACTCCGGCCCACGGCAGTCCCCCCTTGAGCATCCCCCGTCCCGACTCACCTTCTCCAGAAGCTCCCGTGTCTCGTCCGTGAGGGGCTCATGAGAAAACATGCAGTCCGCCCCGTTGATGCAGTTCCCGGTGGTATGGAAGAGCTTGCAAGGGAAGTCCCGTTCAGGCAGCAGTGTCAAGGAAAGTCACAATGCAAGCCCAGGCCAGGCCTTGTCCCCAGCCAGCATTTCCTCCAGCCAAAGGCAGAGAGGAGGCTGATGCTACCCTCCCCCCTGCCACAGAAGCCAGCTACCTCAGGCAGGGCTCTCTGCTCCCTTCCAGCccgagaaagcccagcagggcaaCACACGAGAAGGATATCATGCATGTAGGGACAGTTTTCTGCTCTGGCACAGTAGCCTGTGATGTAGAACTTGCACAACTCCCGCTTCTTTGGGAGCTCAATGTCATGGCTGAAGTTGCAGTGTTCCCCCTGGGCAGAAAAGCAGAGAGATACAGTGAGCCCCCAAAGACAGCGGGATCTCTCCACCTCTCCTGGCAGCCTGGGTAGGCGAGCGGCTGCGTGGCCTTGTGCGGCTCCTCTCAGCGAGCAGAGAACAAGCAGGAAAGCAGCAACTGTGCCCTGAAAAAGGGAGGCTGCTGTGGAAACAACAGAACACAGTACAATCCTGCCCTCGAGTTATGCACATGGAACGCACCTCTAGGACCACTAACGTGTCCCCTTATACCAGTGGAACCCACCCTTCTGCTGAGAGAGATCTGGCCAGTCGTATCTGCAGGACGCTCCAGGCACAAGGGAGAAAAGTGgtcagaaacagaagccttgcgGCAGAGGGGGGACCCTGCGCATGTCACTTAGAGAGTGACGAGGGCGAAAAGGCACTCTGCGTGTCCTCATGAGTGTCCTGCTGCTCCGGCTTGTCTCCTCAGAACCACCCTCCTCAGCTCACAACTGGGCACAAGCCCCCTGAGAGACCCCCCAAGCACAGCTCTGCCCGCCCCCCGGCATTGTTTTGTTTTATCCTTTGCAGCTGGGAGAGCCAAGGACGGAGGCTGCACACAAAGGAGCCCAGAGGACAAGGCTGCTCCGCCCCCTCTGCCTCTCCTTACCCAGGTGCATCTGCCTTCCACAAAGTATTTGCAGATGACTTTGCCTTTCTTGTCCGACTGCTGATGAGACTTCTCATGGTCGCCACGCCTGTAATTCCCGCCTCCATCCTGTGGGAAGTGCAAGAGGACGCAGAAATGAGGGCGGTGCCTGAGCCGAGTCTGCACAGCCATGGCGGGGGGACCCCTTTGCCAAGAGAGCCACTCACCCCCAGGTCTTCATCGTAGTAGTCATCATCTTCGTTCATCCCTCCTCCTTTGCCTGTACCCCCTCTGCCACGCCCTCGTCCCCGGCCCATCCCCTTGCCTCGCCCTCTGGAGCCACGGCCACGGCCACGGCCCAGTCCTGAAACGACACCAATGAGAtcattcccttccttccccaagagaTTACAAATTCAGCTGCAAGACAACCCAAGCCAGCAGAGGCAGCCCAGCCACAGACCCTGCAAGAAGGGCCCCGAGGCCTGGATGTCGGCTGGCTCTCCTGCCAGGGAGACGCCTCTCTTGCTTCTTACGCGTGGCCGACCCCACCAGGCACGTACCTCGCCCCCTTCCGTCCTTGCTCCTGCGGTACTGGCTCAGCTCCTTGGAGTAGTCGTCATAGTCCTCCTCCCCTCCCGGCTCTTCTCCTTCGCAGTACTGCAAGGCAGGAAGGGGAGAGGTCAGCACCGGGAGGTTGGGCCCGCCACTGGGAAGTCCCTGCCCCAGCCTGCGTGCACCTCACCTCCATTTCCTCCTCGTACATTTCTTCCTCGTCCTCAGGATGATCTCCCCGTCCCCTGCCCCGTCCACCTCTGCCCATGCCTCGCCCTCTCG
This region includes:
- the ZC3H4 gene encoding zinc finger CCCH domain-containing protein 4; this encodes MQLGFQGTVPLLYLLILTLCFFREDGELEEGELEDDGGEEPHSVSETRERSRKEKNEKHHSDSDEEKPHRRKRKRRKEREKEKRRSKKKRKSRHKRHASSSEEFSDYSEDSDFSPSEKGHRKYRDYSPPYSSSHPQYSSSHGAPKKGYSKMESKSYPPYEDYENEGYCEYEGEEDEDGGKEDYDDFAKELNQYRMAKEGGTHRGRGGRGRGRGYRGRGSRGGTRGRGMGRGGRGRGRGDHPEDEEEMYEEEMEYCEGEEPGGEEDYDDYSKELSQYRRSKDGRGRGLGRGRGRGSRGRGKGMGRGRGRGRGGTGKGGGMNEDDDYYDEDLGDGGGNYRRGDHEKSHQQSDKKGKVICKYFVEGRCTWGEHCNFSHDIELPKKRELCKFYITGYCARAENCPYMHGDFPCKLFHTTGNCINGADCMFSHEPLTDETRELLEKMLADDAEAGAEDEKEVEELKKQGINPLPKPPPGVGLLPTPPRPPGPPAPASPNGRPMPGGPPAPPPLPPPGALPMPPPPHEPLSPQQLQQDMYKKIPSLFEIVVRPTGQLAEKLGVRHPGPSPPRFPGPVHPDMCPDMPPDMCPDMCPDMPMGPGMNPGPPMGPGLPMMPFGPDDLPPGPPPQDFYDGFYPPPEGMEMEPGMMGGPEGYGNYEEMEELPGENIFPDPSLEPDAAGEGIAPRLAKPPASIPDFLPSTQRALYMRIQHKQQEEEEERARRQAEGCKQEREPEEGDPGNWYSSDEDDGSSSVSSILKTLRQQSSSRPHDETPGGSTSPAPARSDPRLQKSQALGGARPADPRLLRDPRLSRGVETTGSSGAGDTGPSDPRLARHIAPSAPKAEPLHASPTAGPKAVTIAEEEEGEREIRDKPIPIPLEALPNHPQRDPRCQLQQFSHIKKDVVLLKPSFARMVLWSPEDLIPLPVPKQEFVPVPAALQALPALDPRLNRPQNSSLSDPRQRAAAPAEASANSSSSLPDFELLSRILKTVNAAGSPGQSDKPSDPRMRKAPADPRLQKAAESVTPTPAKPADASAPAAGPLAGSEAAPGIAPYDPRLLTAGGLNRGGGGSQSSVLSGISLYDPRAPPGSSSSAGKATELAGEGSPATRGPEGSKSSRGKEPLFVRRSALDQPEPEKPSTDPASDRYNSYNRPRPKTATTVATTPATETATQPGVHNLPVPPVYGMVKQAAKSGAGSPFAGNSPAQEGEPQDAGSLKDVFKGFDPTASPFCQ